In one window of Tenacibaculum mesophilum DNA:
- a CDS encoding type III pantothenate kinase, giving the protein MYLIIDVGNTRVKVAVFEIDTIKEVFTFEKTNIISELKKIISNFSISNSIISSVANFTDEETKKIAELLNPVFLDSNTKVPFKNLYKTPKTLGVDRVALASAAIKKYPNKNVLVLDAGTCITYEFITDEGNYLGGAISPGITMRYKALHTFTSKLPLLKAKELENFIGTDTESSIHSGIINGVCNEIDGIIVQYQKKYPHLTVVLTGGDTYFLSKQLKSVIFAHPNFVLEGLHTILIHNLAND; this is encoded by the coding sequence ATGTACCTAATTATAGATGTAGGAAATACAAGAGTTAAAGTAGCTGTTTTTGAAATAGATACTATTAAAGAAGTCTTTACTTTTGAAAAAACAAATATAATTTCAGAGCTAAAAAAAATAATTTCAAATTTTTCAATTTCGAATAGTATTATATCGTCTGTAGCTAATTTTACAGATGAGGAAACGAAAAAAATAGCTGAACTTTTGAATCCGGTTTTTTTAGACTCAAATACCAAAGTTCCATTTAAGAACTTATATAAAACGCCAAAAACATTAGGAGTAGACAGGGTAGCATTGGCATCAGCAGCGATAAAAAAATATCCAAATAAAAATGTATTGGTACTAGATGCTGGTACTTGTATAACATATGAGTTTATCACAGATGAAGGAAATTATCTTGGAGGGGCTATTTCACCGGGGATAACTATGAGGTATAAGGCACTACATACTTTTACTTCTAAATTACCGTTATTAAAAGCAAAAGAATTAGAAAACTTTATTGGTACAGATACAGAAAGTTCAATTCATTCAGGGATTATCAATGGAGTTTGTAATGAAATAGACGGGATTATAGTACAATATCAAAAAAAATATCCACATTTAACAGTAGTTTTAACAGGAGGAGATACATATTTTTTGTCAAAACAATTAAAAAGTGTCATATTTGCCCATCCAAATTTTGTTTTGGAGGGGTTACATACTATTTTGATACACAATTTAGCGAATGATTAA
- the lptC gene encoding LPS export ABC transporter periplasmic protein LptC, translating into MLKRAKHIYNSIATIYLVAMFFSCTNSKKEVRDFLADKNLPVGSAVNIYHVHKDSGRISSKTKAPIFYDYSNRKEHPYSEFPKGIEIVTIEKKGADSTTISGNYALTYNKTKISEIRGNVVITNHSNQTKLETNQLFWDQKEHYFFTEDGFRFTTPESVINGFGFESSEDLTKWIAKDITGDVETTQKDI; encoded by the coding sequence ATGCTTAAAAGAGCAAAACATATATACAATAGCATTGCTACCATTTATTTGGTGGCAATGTTTTTTTCTTGTACTAATTCTAAAAAGGAGGTGCGAGATTTTCTTGCTGATAAAAATTTACCAGTAGGTTCGGCAGTAAATATTTATCATGTTCACAAAGATTCTGGAAGAATAAGTTCAAAAACAAAAGCACCTATTTTTTATGACTATTCAAATAGAAAAGAACACCCTTACAGTGAGTTTCCAAAAGGAATAGAAATAGTAACAATAGAAAAAAAAGGAGCAGATTCAACAACAATTTCTGGTAATTATGCATTAACCTATAATAAAACAAAAATATCTGAAATTAGAGGTAATGTTGTTATCACTAACCATAGCAATCAAACAAAATTAGAAACTAACCAGTTGTTTTGGGATCAAAAGGAGCATTATTTTTTTACAGAAGACGGTTTTCGATTTACAACACCTGAATCTGTAATTAATGGTTTTGGATTTGAGTCGAGCGAAGACTTAACTAAATGGATAGCTAAAGATATTACTGGAGATGTAGAAACTACACAAAAAGATATATAA
- a CDS encoding hemolysin family protein, producing the protein MQPELLIILTSILFSAFFSGMEIAFISANKLHIELEKKGDGLLSKILTKLTEKSSKFITTMLVGNNVALVIYSYFMGELLMKWFQSFLPSDYAVVNYVLSDVSLLTQTLISTVIILVTAEFLPKAIFRIYANEMLKFFALPAYIFYVIFYGVTWVITRISDFFLHVFFRTKEDEIQTEFSKEELGNYILEQLDSGNDEEEVDSEIQIFQNALEFHKVKSREIMVPRTEIVAVDLHETVSNLKKMFITTGLSKILVYKNSLDDILGYVNAFELFKKPRSIKSILLPVEFVPESMIINDVLNNLIKKRKSIAVVVDEYGGTSGIITVEDIVEELFGEIEDEHDTQQLLEERISEYEFNFSARLEVDYLNEEYGLGIPKEEAYETLGGFILNHTETIPLQDEVLDIENFQIKILKVSATKIDEIYFKVIYKED; encoded by the coding sequence ATGCAACCCGAACTCTTAATAATTCTTACTTCTATTTTATTTTCAGCCTTTTTTTCTGGGATGGAAATAGCCTTTATATCTGCAAATAAACTTCACATAGAGTTAGAAAAAAAGGGAGACGGTTTGCTCTCTAAAATTCTAACTAAGCTAACTGAAAAATCCTCAAAGTTTATTACCACTATGTTAGTAGGTAATAATGTAGCTTTAGTTATTTATAGTTACTTTATGGGAGAGCTGTTAATGAAATGGTTTCAATCTTTTTTACCATCAGATTATGCGGTTGTAAACTATGTGTTATCAGACGTAAGTTTATTAACTCAAACCCTTATTTCGACTGTAATTATATTGGTAACAGCAGAGTTTTTGCCAAAAGCTATCTTTAGAATTTATGCAAACGAAATGCTAAAGTTCTTTGCACTACCAGCTTATATTTTTTATGTTATTTTTTATGGGGTTACATGGGTAATTACCAGAATATCAGATTTTTTTCTACATGTATTTTTTAGAACAAAAGAAGATGAAATTCAGACCGAATTTAGTAAAGAAGAATTAGGAAATTATATTTTAGAACAATTAGATTCAGGAAACGATGAAGAAGAAGTTGATTCAGAAATTCAAATATTTCAAAATGCATTAGAGTTTCATAAGGTTAAATCTCGTGAAATTATGGTGCCTAGGACAGAAATTGTTGCGGTTGATTTACACGAAACGGTAAGTAATCTCAAAAAAATGTTCATTACAACTGGGTTATCGAAAATCTTGGTTTATAAAAATTCATTAGATGATATTTTAGGGTATGTAAATGCCTTTGAGCTTTTTAAAAAACCACGTTCTATTAAGTCGATTTTGTTACCAGTAGAGTTTGTTCCTGAGTCAATGATTATTAATGATGTACTTAATAATTTAATAAAAAAGCGTAAAAGTATTGCTGTTGTAGTTGACGAGTATGGAGGAACTTCAGGTATTATTACAGTTGAAGATATTGTAGAGGAGTTATTTGGAGAAATAGAAGATGAACATGATACGCAACAATTATTAGAAGAACGAATTAGTGAGTATGAATTTAATTTTTCAGCTCGTTTAGAGGTAGATTATTTAAATGAAGAATATGGTTTAGGAATTCCTAAAGAAGAAGCTTATGAAACCTTAGGAGGCTTTATTTTAAACCATACAGAAACAATACCATTACAAGATGAGGTATTAGATATAGAAAATTTCCAAATCAAAATTTTAAAAGTAAGTGCAACTAAGATTGATGAAATTTATTTTAAAGTAATTTACAAAGAAGATTAA